The following are from one region of the Aspergillus chevalieri M1 DNA, chromosome 1, nearly complete sequence genome:
- a CDS encoding uncharacterized protein (COG:S;~EggNog:ENOG410PTYK;~TransMembrane:1 (i171-190o)), which produces MARLQASGQVKPPTPHITKTFRFKVPCTPALQIYRNLKMNSNVLLRRLTSATPTILLSRSVAETPTISPWLRNTLRRNFPEIPSRLFSQTPTIFSSPFRLSSNNPNDTHDFEEDLDPSDPLSRYAQYKPKRQWPPDMTKLSPKHQFRLERKYRRRAALKFARPKWTKGTKLVQWSVIGFTLVYALLFMQWDDKGSPFDELRDVFFAGVKAVFSAPPSPGSVKKDRE; this is translated from the exons ATGGCTCGACTGCAGGCCAGCGGACAAGTGAAACCTCCGACTCCGCATATCACAAAAACTTTCAGATTCAAAGTACCTTGTACTCCAGCACTACAGATCTACCGCAATCTCAAAATGAATTCAAACGTCCTCTTACGCAGATTAACGTCGGCAACACCGACTATCCTATTATCTCGATCCGTCGCAGAAACACCAACAATATCACCATGGCTCAGAAACACACTCCGCCGT AACTTCCCCGAAATCCCGTCTCGACTCTTCTCTCAAACCCCAACAATTTTCTCCTCCCCCTTCCGCCTATCCTCCAATAACCCCAACGATACCCACGACTTCGAAGAAGACCTTGACCCCTCAGACCCCCTCTCCCGCTACGCGCAATACAAACCCAAACGCCAATGGCCACCGGACATGACCAAGCTCTCACCGAAACACCAGTTCCGGCTTGAGCGGAAGTACCGCCGGCGCGCAGCGCTGAAGTTCGCGAGGCCGAAGTGGACCAAGGGGACGAAGTTGGTGCAGTGGAGTGTTATTGGAT TTACGCTTGTGTATGCGCTTTTGTTCATGCAGTGGGATGATAAGGGGAGTCCGTTTGATGAG CTTCGAGACGTTTTCTTTGCTGGTGTCAAGGCTGTGTTCTCGGCTCCTCCATCCCCGGGTTCTGTCAAGAAAGATAGAGAATAA